The nucleotide sequence tgagtaattttattagttaagttgtgtaataatatgcaacaatgtttcccctaacttgtaacaaggtgaaatatgaaataaaacatgatttaactaggcaaaaagtgtaatgtacaagtatgtaacatgtttgtaagtaacaagtatatgtcacatatttacaagttcaacatatgtttgtaagtatcacaaagaagtatcaaatgatctcatgattaatcgtattatggtgtatgtatagtatgtaacaaggaaatgcaagttttcattcatgatcaaaatctcgagtttacaacgagtactagaaggaacgagtacaatgatacaaagcttccaaaattagcaacacgagtaagacaagctataaatagaaagtacaaaacacagggcgttacattATTGTTTTAGGACATTTGTTGTGTTTTACCTGTAATATAACTCTCAATCATTTGTTAACAGATTATTTGGACCATGGTGACCAAGTGCTTACATGTCAGCTTTGTAGTGCAAAGTTATGGGCATCGGAAGGTGGAAAAGGTCGTTTAACTTTAAATAAGCTATGTTATGGTATGTGTTGTGGGTATGGTAAAGTTCAGCTACCGCCTTTAAAGGATGCACATCCGTCTTATCAAAATTTGTTTTCTTCCTCAAATCCAAAAAGCAAGTTCTTCCTGAAGAATATAAGACGATACAACTCTATGTTCTCTTTTACATCTATGGGTGGAAAGCTTGATTCTAATATCAACAAGGGCAATGCTCCATTTATATATCGTATCAGTGGCCAAAACTATCATTACATGGGGAGTCTCAAACCTCCAGCTGGAAATGAAGCTAAATTTTGTCAGCTATACATACATGATACTGAAAATGAAATAACAAACAGACAGGCATTATTCAGGTATGAGTGATTTCTAAGTTCCATTTTTATTCTATTAAAGAACATCTAGAAATTTAACCATTTGTAGTTCAATATCAGTTGTTAAGTACTATCACTTAATCCTTAATCACTGATTCTCTATCCAGAGATTGCTACAACAGCAGTTGTTAACCATTAGTAGTTCACTATCAGTTGTTAAGTACCATTAGTGTTTTAATTACTAGCAGTGCTTACAAGTTTTTCATAAGCTGTTTCACTTAACAGGAGTTTCACTTAACACTAGTTTCACTTAACAGTAGTTTGCTTTATtcattttaaatttataattacAATTCATCAATGTTTTAATCACTAGCAGTGCTTAAAAGTTCACTATCAGTTGTTAAGTACCATCAGTGTTTTAATCACTAGCAGTGCTTAAAAGTTTTTTTCATCAGTTGTTTGACTTAACAGTAGTTTGCGTTATTAATTCTAAATTCATCAGCTTTTGTAGGTAAACTGAAGTTTCCTACAATAAGCTATGCCCAGCTAAGTTTCCTAGAATGACATTGGTTATAACAATTTAATAAGGCAAAACACTGTTGGATACAATTACATTTGTACACAAAGTCTAATTAACCCCATCCAATGTTCAAGACCAAACCACTGATGCCTACCAAACCACTGTTTAAGCCCAAATCTCTGAAATGTTACTTTTTCTCAACCTATTCTAAAAGTTTTGAGCTGGTATCAACAGTTGTTTACAACTGTTCTTCCTTAAAACTTAATTATTAATCACTGATTCTCTATCCACTGCTTATTACAATAGCAGTTGTTAACCTTATGTAGTTCACTATCAGTTGTTAAGTATCATCAGTGTTTTAATTACTATCAGTGCTTACAAGTTTTACATCAGCTGTTTGACTTAGTACTAATCTGTTTTTCCTTAACACTTAATTACTAATAACTGATTCTCTATCCACTGCTTATTACAATAGTTATGTTATGTTaacgttttgttttttttttcttttaacagcAAAAGAACCAAACCTTCATCGCCTGCTGATAAAGAACTTGATGTTGAAATGATAAAGTATTTGAGGGCTTTATTAGATTTacaaaatatgttggttaagacATATAGGATGGTTAGAAACCATTTTCACCAATCTCCAGATGCCAACCTTAGTCTTCGACTAATTTATAGAAGAGAAAAAGACGGCAGGACATATAACTTACCCACCACATCTGAAGTTGCTGCTTTGGTTGTCGGAGACATAGATAAAGCTATAGACCATCGTGATATTGTTGTCCAGACGCAGTCGGGAATGCTGCAACGTATTAGCGAATTACATCCATCGTATCTTGCTCTTCAATATCCGTTACTTTTTCCATATGGTGATGATGGTTATAGAGTTGATATTCCTCATAGAGATTTTATGTTCacacaaaagaaaataaaaccaAAGTGCACAATGAGAGAATTTTTTTCATATAGGATCTAAGATAGAACTTATGGCTTTTCCTTAGTTTTAAATGGGCGAAGGTTGTTACAACTGTTTTTGGTTGATGCGTACACAATGATTGAGAGCGAAAGATTAAATTACATTCGTAGGCAACAAGCGAACCTTCGCTCTGAAACATTTGAGAATCTTCAAAAGTATAAATCTAAAGGTAAGGAAATTTTAACAGATACTGGAAAGCCTGTTATACTTCCTTCTTCATTTACTGGTAGTGCAAGATACATGCAACAAAATTACCTCGATGCAATGGCCTTATGTAAGTGGTATGGGTACCCTGATTTCTTCATAACTATAACATGTAATCCTAAGTGGCCTGAAGTAAAAAGATTTCTAAAAGACTCAACTATCAAAGCTGAAGACAGGCCTGACATATTATGTCGATTGTTTAAAAGGAAGCTTGATTCCTTAATCAAAGATTTTAAGGATTCCAAGTATTTTGGTGAGATTAACGCTGGTATGTTATTTTGTTTTCACAGCTTATCCTCTGATGTATATTTTTTAATCAAGGTTATTAACTAGTAAATTTATTTATTGTTCCtttttatttagttgtttatACAGTAGAATTTCAAAAGCGTGGTCTTCCTCATGCACATATATGCTTATTTATGAAGGTCGATCACAAACTTCCAACCATTGATCATATAGATCCATTTATTTCTGCTGAGATTCCCGATAAAAAAGAAGATCCTGAACTTTATTCTCTTGTGACTGATTATATGATTCATGGTCCGTGTGGGAATGCTAATTTGAATTGTCCTTGCATGGTTGATAAAAGATGTTCAAAAAACTTTCCGAAGAAATTCACACCACATACAACTATTGATTCAAATGGTTTTCCTGTATACAGAAGAAGAGATTCAGGTCATACAGTTATAAAATCTGGTGTTAGATTAGACAACAGAAATGTTGTTCCTTATAACAAAAGGCTTTTGAAAAGATATCAAGCACACATTAATGTTGAATGGTGTAATCAAGCCGGTTCAGTGAAATATTTGTTCAAGTACATCAACAAAGGTCCTGATATGGCTACTGCGGTAGTTTCTAGTGATACAAGTTCAACCATCAAAGAAAAGCCAAAAGACGAGATCAAGGAGTATTATGATTGTAGATATATTTCAGCTTGTGAGGCATCCTGGAGAATATTCTCTAATGAGGTTCACTATAGGTATCCTGCTGTTATGAGGCTTCCCTTTCATTTGCCCGGCCAACAGAATGTTGTGTATGGTGCTGATGACAATATTGATAATGTTTTAAGCAAGCCTTCTGTTGCTTCTTCAATATTTATGCAATGGATGAAGTTGAACGAGACAAATAAAGATGCTAGAAAGCCGACTTATGTTGAGTTTCCTTCCAAATTTGTTTGGATACTTAAAGATAGATGTTGGCAGGTACGTAAGTTGTACCAGTGTGTTGGCCGGATTCATTCTGTATCTCCTGCTTTGGGCGAACCTTATTTTTTGAGGATACTACTGAATAAAGTTAAAGGACCTAGATCATTTGAGGAGATACGTACAGTTAACGGTCAATTATTCCTGACTTTTGGAGATGCTTGCTATGCGATGGGACTTTTAGATGATGACAATGAATACGTTGAGGCCATTAAAGAAGCAAGTTTTGA is from Helianthus annuus cultivar XRQ/B chromosome 9, HanXRQr2.0-SUNRISE, whole genome shotgun sequence and encodes:
- the LOC110876369 gene encoding uncharacterized protein LOC110876369 translates to MGGKLDSNINKGNAPFIYRISGQNYHYMGSLKPPAGNEAKFCQLYIHDTENEITNRQALFSKRTKPSSPADKELDVEMIKYLRALLDLQNMLVKTYRMVRNHFHQSPDANLSLRLIYRREKDGRTYNLPTTSEVAALVVGDIDKAIDHRDIVVQTQSGMLQRISELHPSYLALQYPLLFPYGDDGYRVDIPHRDFMLLQLFLVDAYTMIESERLNYIRRQQANLRSETFENLQKYKSKGKEILTDTGKPVILPSSFTGSARYMQQNYLDAMALCKWYGYPDFFITITCNPKWPEVKRFLKDSTIKAEDRPDILCRLFKRKLDSLIKDFKDSKYFGEINAVVYTVEFQKRGLPHAHICLFMKVDHKLPTIDHIDPFISAEIPDKKEDPELYSLVTDYMIHGPCGNANLNCPCMVDKRCSKNFPKKFTPHTTIDSNGFPVYRRRDSGHTVIKSGVRLDNRNVVPYNKRLLKRYQAHINVEWCNQAGSVKYLFKYINKGPDMATAVVSSDTSSTIKEKPKDEIKEYYDCRYISACEASWRIFSNEVHYRYPAVMRLPFHLPGQQNVVYGADDNIDNVLSKPSVASSIFMQWMKLNETNKDARKPTYVEFPSKFVWILKDRCWQVRKLYQCVGRIHSVSPALGEPYFLRILLNKVKGPRSFEEIRTVNGQLFLTFGDACYAMGLLDDDNEYVEAIKEASFEGHAGYLRALFATLLLSNTLSRPEFVWKNTWKYLADDIVYRRKKETNISGLVLPEHQIKNLTLLKIENYLISNGSSLRRFAIMPYPDDDSLRDASNRLINEELSHDLDEVQAEFNRLHQSLTDEQRAVFDEIMEAVVGHKGGLFLSMVMVELEKPFYGRLWLQLFDAEME